One Desulfobulbus propionicus DSM 2032 DNA segment encodes these proteins:
- a CDS encoding FAD-dependent oxidoreductase produces MKRQKERLYRVIVAGATPEGIAATNKLGELGIPVTLIDGDPDLDRKLAAEEYRLPSGLTFNFAHRPGLIRIIRNTSIRTLLPARISSIKHTSQGFSVRIDQEQTFIDTDRCTLCGKCVAACPVNHPDGGRALRYNARTSLPGRPWIDKRRQPLCQENCPLGVNAQGYIALAAQGRYAEALALIRRDNVLPGICGRVCTHPCEEACRRGGVDDPVSIRAIKRFLADYESTEAAAQITAEQTVAKRPENIAVIGSGPAGIAAAADLARKGYGVTVFEKEPEVGGLLRYGIGAHRLPRAILDREIHLIEQMGVNFVANHPIDLAADLDRLSREHDALILSTGTWQDRRMGVEGEDLPGVEGCLAFLARKEWEALTSLPEKVAVIGDGNSAFDLARTLARMGAQVSIVSWFDAEHIPADPDEVREAVEEGVTIIDATQVVAFRGENGRFSHLECMRTQPGKPDSRGIAWPVVAEGQQPVQRAFDRAFVAIGQVGGYTAKSFGGRIAVSERGFIETDQELHTTMARVYAAGDTVSGPSSVVKAMATGRKAARAIHADLSGIREESAVSRPNAKDFRCIPEDLPKQPRTRVPELQAATRMHSFQEVATGFTQSQMAAEASRCLQCGVCSECLQCVAACGALKAIDHFQEKDEVVEQCGAVIVADPNIAPNIKGDDIIRAYGPKAARPNVNDMIVRGFDAAARAMLLLGGASNKTKGHGRTVSVPDSGLSPEIRIGVFVCRCNDSLGWLEGMNDYLEQLAATDPDIVHTEMLASACVEEGSQAIIHAVREKGITRLVLASCVCCPLNFVCSACTDQRSRLKNNLFHGTGISRSMVETCNLRGEILRLVESNPALALDRFKGLLQRSIKRTLTLKPLPTVDRNYNFAAAVIGNSQATITSALTLADSDHEVFRFGTAEQPLTDLVDHANIHNFPDWNVKGISGTLGDFQILIESDGHSQILRAGTVILGEKARRRIAYSHQEGLPSAPVEPLMQERGITGIPFAYPCATSVPGLYLAEPPDINVSKLKKGTAAAVMVAAAMPRGPRQSKGFTAAIDDQLCRGCGRCANVCLYHAVTLQANTVGGWHAHIDEALCKGCGNCLSVCPTGAADSPYRNRAFLEQALEELLSKDSVHE; encoded by the coding sequence ATGAAACGACAGAAAGAACGATTGTATCGGGTGATCGTCGCCGGCGCCACCCCGGAGGGCATCGCCGCCACCAACAAGCTGGGTGAACTGGGTATTCCAGTAACCCTGATCGATGGCGATCCCGACCTGGACCGCAAACTGGCGGCCGAAGAATACCGCCTGCCCTCCGGCTTGACCTTCAATTTTGCCCATCGACCGGGCCTGATCCGAATCATCCGCAACACCTCGATCCGCACCCTGCTGCCGGCACGAATTAGCTCTATCAAACACACCTCTCAGGGATTCAGTGTCCGCATCGATCAGGAGCAGACCTTTATCGACACCGACCGCTGCACCCTGTGCGGCAAATGCGTGGCCGCCTGCCCCGTGAACCATCCGGATGGCGGCCGGGCATTGCGCTACAACGCCCGCACCAGCCTGCCTGGCCGACCTTGGATCGACAAGCGTCGCCAGCCGCTCTGCCAGGAAAACTGTCCGCTGGGGGTCAATGCCCAAGGCTACATCGCCCTGGCCGCCCAAGGCAGATATGCCGAGGCCCTGGCCCTGATCCGCCGGGACAATGTCCTGCCCGGCATTTGCGGCCGGGTCTGCACCCATCCCTGCGAGGAAGCCTGTCGTCGCGGCGGAGTCGACGATCCGGTGTCGATTCGGGCGATCAAGCGTTTTCTCGCCGACTACGAAAGCACCGAGGCCGCCGCTCAGATCACGGCGGAGCAAACCGTGGCGAAACGGCCCGAGAACATCGCGGTGATCGGTTCCGGTCCGGCGGGGATCGCCGCCGCGGCCGACCTGGCGCGCAAGGGCTACGGGGTCACGGTCTTTGAAAAGGAGCCCGAGGTCGGCGGACTGCTCCGCTACGGCATCGGCGCCCATCGTCTGCCGCGTGCCATTCTCGACCGCGAGATCCACCTGATCGAACAGATGGGAGTCAACTTTGTCGCCAATCACCCCATTGATCTGGCCGCCGACCTTGATCGTCTGTCCCGGGAACACGATGCCCTGATCCTCTCCACCGGCACCTGGCAGGACCGGCGGATGGGTGTCGAGGGCGAGGATCTGCCGGGAGTGGAAGGATGCCTGGCGTTCCTGGCGCGCAAGGAATGGGAGGCACTGACCAGTCTACCGGAAAAGGTGGCGGTGATCGGCGACGGCAACTCGGCCTTTGACCTGGCCCGTACCCTGGCCCGCATGGGCGCCCAGGTGAGCATCGTTTCCTGGTTCGATGCCGAACACATCCCGGCCGATCCGGACGAGGTCCGCGAGGCGGTCGAGGAGGGGGTGACGATCATCGACGCCACCCAGGTGGTCGCCTTCCGGGGCGAAAACGGCCGCTTCAGTCACCTGGAATGCATGCGCACCCAACCGGGTAAACCGGACAGCCGCGGCATCGCCTGGCCGGTGGTGGCCGAGGGGCAGCAACCTGTTCAACGTGCCTTTGACCGCGCCTTCGTGGCCATCGGCCAGGTGGGCGGCTATACCGCCAAGAGCTTCGGCGGCCGGATCGCGGTCAGCGAACGCGGTTTCATCGAAACCGATCAGGAGTTGCACACCACCATGGCCCGGGTCTACGCCGCCGGCGACACGGTTTCCGGTCCTTCCTCGGTGGTCAAGGCCATGGCCACCGGGCGCAAGGCGGCGCGTGCCATCCACGCGGACCTCAGCGGCATCCGCGAGGAGAGTGCGGTGTCCCGGCCGAACGCCAAGGATTTCCGTTGTATTCCCGAGGATCTGCCCAAGCAACCGCGCACCCGTGTGCCCGAACTCCAGGCAGCCACGCGAATGCACAGTTTTCAGGAAGTGGCCACGGGCTTCACCCAATCCCAGATGGCGGCCGAGGCCAGCCGTTGCCTGCAATGCGGCGTGTGCTCGGAATGCCTGCAGTGCGTCGCCGCCTGCGGCGCGCTCAAGGCCATCGACCATTTCCAGGAAAAAGACGAGGTCGTCGAACAGTGCGGCGCGGTGATCGTCGCCGATCCGAACATCGCCCCCAACATCAAGGGCGACGACATCATCCGCGCCTATGGGCCCAAGGCGGCGCGGCCCAATGTCAACGACATGATCGTGCGGGGTTTTGACGCCGCCGCCCGTGCCATGCTGCTGCTGGGCGGCGCCTCCAACAAGACCAAGGGACACGGCCGCACGGTCTCGGTGCCAGACTCCGGCCTGTCGCCGGAGATCCGCATCGGTGTTTTTGTCTGCCGCTGCAACGACAGCCTGGGCTGGCTGGAAGGCATGAACGACTACCTCGAACAACTGGCCGCCACCGACCCGGACATCGTCCACACCGAGATGCTCGCCTCGGCCTGCGTGGAGGAAGGCTCCCAGGCCATCATCCATGCGGTGCGGGAAAAGGGGATCACCCGCCTGGTGCTCGCCTCCTGCGTCTGCTGCCCGCTCAATTTTGTGTGCAGCGCCTGTACCGATCAACGCAGCCGGTTGAAAAACAACCTGTTCCACGGTACCGGCATCAGCCGTTCCATGGTCGAGACCTGCAACCTGCGCGGCGAGATTCTCCGGCTGGTCGAATCCAATCCAGCATTGGCCCTGGACCGGTTCAAGGGATTGCTGCAACGCTCGATCAAGCGGACCCTGACCCTCAAGCCGCTGCCGACGGTGGACCGCAACTACAACTTTGCCGCCGCGGTCATCGGCAACTCCCAGGCGACCATCACCAGCGCCCTGACGCTGGCGGACAGCGATCACGAGGTCTTCCGTTTCGGGACCGCCGAGCAGCCGCTCACCGATCTGGTTGATCATGCCAATATCCACAACTTCCCGGACTGGAACGTCAAGGGCATCAGCGGCACCTTGGGTGACTTTCAGATATTGATCGAATCCGACGGCCACAGTCAGATCCTGCGGGCCGGCACGGTCATCCTCGGGGAAAAGGCCCGGCGGCGCATCGCCTACAGTCACCAGGAAGGACTGCCGAGCGCCCCGGTCGAGCCGCTGATGCAGGAGCGCGGGATCACCGGCATCCCCTTTGCCTATCCCTGCGCCACCTCGGTGCCCGGCCTGTATTTGGCCGAACCGCCGGACATCAACGTTTCCAAGCTAAAAAAGGGAACGGCGGCGGCGGTGATGGTGGCGGCGGCCATGCCGCGTGGCCCCCGCCAGTCCAAGGGATTCACCGCGGCCATCGACGACCAGCTGTGCCGCGGCTGCGGCCGTTGCGCCAATGTCTGTCTCTATCACGCGGTGACCCTGCAAGCCAACACCGTGGGGGGCTGGCACGCCCACATCGATGAAGCCCTGTGCAAGGGCTGCGGCAACTGCCTCTCGGTCTGCCCCACCGGCGCCGCCGACAGTCCCTACCGCAATCGGGCCTTTCTCGAACAGGCCCTTGAGGAGTTGCTCTCCAAGGACAGCGTCCATGAATAA
- a CDS encoding sulfite exporter TauE/SafE family protein has product MLFPLSGITVDPWLPPLVAFVISFFTSMGGISGAFLLLPFQLSVLGYTHPSVSSTNQLYNIVAIPSGVYRYCKEGRMVWPLAWAVVIGTLPGVLIGAVVRVTGLRDPRHFKLFAAVVILYIALKMIKDLRRRPAEAAAASKGGPLAATYGNPGTTVTITHRNLKRIGYTFQGESYDVSVMGIGVLCFIVGIIGGIYGIGGGAIIAPFLVTFFGLPVYTVAGAALMGTFVTSVAGVVFYTAIAPLYPQLSVAPDWLLGILFGLGGMAGMYLGARCQKFVPARAIKGMLVVIMLGTALKYILEFLK; this is encoded by the coding sequence ATGCTGTTTCCCCTCTCCGGCATCACCGTCGATCCGTGGCTCCCGCCCCTCGTTGCCTTTGTCATTTCCTTTTTCACCTCCATGGGCGGCATTTCCGGGGCCTTTCTCCTCTTACCCTTCCAGCTGTCGGTGCTTGGCTACACCCACCCATCGGTCAGTTCCACCAACCAGTTGTACAATATCGTCGCCATCCCTTCGGGTGTATACCGCTACTGCAAGGAGGGGCGGATGGTCTGGCCCCTGGCTTGGGCGGTGGTGATCGGTACTCTGCCCGGGGTGCTGATCGGCGCCGTGGTGCGGGTGACCGGCTTGCGCGACCCACGACATTTCAAGCTGTTCGCCGCCGTGGTCATTCTCTATATCGCCCTCAAGATGATCAAGGATCTGCGCCGACGACCTGCCGAGGCGGCAGCCGCCTCCAAGGGCGGTCCATTGGCCGCCACCTACGGCAACCCAGGGACCACGGTGACCATTACCCATCGCAACCTGAAGCGGATCGGCTATACTTTTCAGGGAGAATCCTACGATGTGTCGGTCATGGGAATAGGCGTCCTCTGCTTCATCGTCGGTATCATCGGCGGCATCTACGGTATTGGCGGCGGCGCGATCATCGCTCCCTTTCTCGTTACCTTTTTCGGCCTGCCGGTCTACACCGTGGCCGGGGCGGCTCTGATGGGCACCTTCGTCACCTCGGTGGCCGGCGTGGTCTTCTACACGGCCATCGCGCCGCTTTATCCGCAGCTCTCGGTGGCCCCGGACTGGCTGCTCGGCATTCTCTTTGGCCTGGGCGGCATGGCCGGCATGTATCTGGGGGCCCGCTGCCAGAAATTCGTTCCCGCACGGGCGATCAAAGGGATGCTGGTGGTCATCATGCTGGGCACGGCCCTCAAGTACATCCTCGAATTCCTCAAATAA
- a CDS encoding FAD-dependent oxidoreductase, which produces MRFVIIGGDAAGMSAASRARRNDPGMEIIVLEQGRDVSYSACNIPYNIADPRREMEDLVVRSARAFREKQGIDLRTGHRVEHIDRAGKTVAGRTAGGEPFTVAYDRLLIATGADPIKPPIEGMDLSGVFVVKNLEHGRRIKTFLRDRQAKRAVIVGMGYIALEMAEALSERGLAVDLIKPRAGLLPWLDPALSQPVRELLVARGVGVHDGYPIERIIAEGEQLRVIAGELRLEADVVIAAIGVTPNASLAREAGLDVSVGGSIAVDRGLRTSDSAIYAAGDCADSYHIVTGEKTWIPLALRANRAGWAVADNVCGQQVELPGVAGTAVFKVFAMQVARTGLNEAEARGAGFDPVRVQIRSKSRAGIYPGAQPVYVSMVGDRASGRLLGAQMTGIDQVAHRINAVAVALLAGMGVAEFSQSDLAYAPPFGPTWDPLLTAANQLVKQLKG; this is translated from the coding sequence ATGCGATTTGTGATCATCGGCGGTGATGCCGCCGGCATGAGCGCGGCCAGTCGGGCCAGGCGCAACGACCCCGGCATGGAAATCATCGTGCTGGAGCAGGGGCGGGACGTGTCCTACAGCGCGTGCAACATTCCGTACAACATCGCCGATCCGCGTCGGGAAATGGAGGATCTGGTGGTCCGCAGCGCGCGCGCCTTCCGCGAAAAGCAGGGCATTGACCTGCGGACCGGCCATCGGGTGGAGCACATCGATCGGGCCGGCAAGACGGTTGCCGGCCGGACCGCCGGGGGGGAGCCGTTCACGGTCGCCTATGATCGGCTGCTGATCGCCACCGGCGCCGATCCGATCAAGCCGCCGATCGAGGGCATGGACCTGTCCGGCGTGTTCGTGGTCAAGAATTTGGAGCATGGCCGGCGGATCAAGACCTTTCTCCGCGACCGGCAGGCGAAACGGGCGGTGATCGTCGGCATGGGCTACATCGCCCTGGAAATGGCCGAGGCCCTGAGCGAACGAGGATTGGCGGTGGATCTGATCAAACCGAGGGCCGGTCTGCTGCCCTGGCTCGATCCCGCCTTGTCCCAACCGGTGCGGGAACTGCTGGTCGCTCGGGGCGTGGGGGTGCATGACGGCTACCCGATCGAGCGCATCATTGCCGAGGGTGAACAGCTGCGGGTGATAGCCGGGGAACTGCGGCTGGAGGCCGATGTGGTGATCGCGGCCATCGGCGTGACCCCCAACGCGTCCCTGGCCCGTGAAGCCGGACTTGACGTGAGTGTCGGAGGCTCGATCGCGGTGGACCGGGGGCTACGCACCTCTGATTCGGCCATCTATGCCGCCGGCGACTGCGCCGACAGCTACCACATCGTTACCGGTGAGAAAACCTGGATTCCGCTGGCCCTGCGCGCCAATCGGGCCGGCTGGGCCGTGGCCGACAATGTCTGCGGCCAGCAGGTGGAGTTGCCGGGCGTGGCCGGCACCGCGGTGTTCAAGGTCTTTGCCATGCAGGTGGCGCGCACGGGCCTCAACGAGGCCGAGGCGAGGGGGGCCGGGTTTGATCCGGTCCGGGTGCAGATCAGGTCCAAATCCCGGGCCGGCATCTATCCCGGGGCCCAGCCGGTGTATGTGTCCATGGTTGGCGACCGGGCTAGCGGCCGTCTGCTCGGCGCGCAGATGACCGGCATTGATCAGGTGGCCCACCGGATCAATGCCGTGGCCGTGGCCCTGCTGGCCGGGATGGGGGTGGCCGAGTTCAGTCAGAGCGACCTCGCCTATGCCCCGCCTTTCGGCCCCACCTGGGACCCGCTGCTGACCGCAGCCAATCAGCTCGTCAAGCAGTTGAAGGGATGA
- a CDS encoding hydrogenase iron-sulfur subunit encodes MNNQASHNKLNILLFLCNWGAHAAFLTLQDQRRPIPDEIRMVRTPCTGRIDRAMMLKAFAKGADGVALVGCEPGTCRYGSGTATSQRNTQDVQKVLDIMGLGGDRLRFAAFLPEESEQLLAFLQEFSSDIRALGPAGIDPVPVVPVPDVAACKQELQQLVATYDIHACQDCGKCTSACPLALIGKSFSPRAIASAVITGGIHAPGVRENAWSCLTCGLCYERCPSAVNFPAFIKELRHLYRQTELPGQEVHGGFFHSLMRSMSSPSITPKRWTELPEDIRVDPHSTTLFFGGCAPYYDVFFGKRMEVETNRILIDSLRLLNFFDVAPRLLSDERCCGHDLLWSGDRENFLRLARLNVDQLNQLGIETVITTCPECFMTLRTTYAEQGLEPKFKVVHLYDFLEEQIDKGAVGFEPFDHAITFQDSCRLGRLEGRVDLPRKLLKRLKPKQFVEMKESGGASICCGNCAWTGCDSYSKAMQVKRLQQAHATGSDLVVTACPKCQIHLKCAMEDPFRREQLSIELMDLTSVIAQTIRWE; translated from the coding sequence ATGAATAATCAAGCCAGTCACAACAAGTTGAATATCCTTCTTTTTCTCTGTAACTGGGGGGCCCATGCCGCCTTCCTCACCCTGCAGGATCAGCGCCGGCCCATTCCCGACGAGATCCGCATGGTTCGCACTCCATGCACCGGCCGCATCGACCGGGCAATGATGCTCAAGGCTTTTGCCAAGGGCGCAGACGGCGTCGCCCTGGTGGGTTGCGAACCAGGCACCTGCCGCTACGGCAGCGGCACCGCCACCTCCCAGCGCAACACCCAGGACGTGCAGAAGGTGCTCGATATCATGGGCCTGGGCGGTGACCGGTTGCGCTTCGCCGCCTTTCTCCCGGAAGAGTCGGAGCAGCTGCTCGCCTTTCTCCAGGAGTTCAGCTCCGATATTCGCGCCCTTGGGCCGGCCGGCATCGATCCCGTGCCGGTGGTTCCGGTCCCGGATGTGGCCGCCTGCAAGCAGGAACTGCAGCAGCTGGTCGCTACCTACGATATCCACGCCTGCCAGGATTGCGGCAAATGCACCTCGGCCTGCCCCCTGGCTCTGATCGGCAAATCCTTCTCGCCGCGTGCCATTGCCTCGGCGGTGATCACCGGCGGCATCCACGCGCCCGGCGTGCGCGAAAACGCCTGGTCCTGCCTGACCTGCGGTCTCTGCTATGAGCGCTGCCCCTCGGCGGTCAACTTTCCAGCCTTCATCAAGGAATTGCGCCACCTTTACCGGCAAACCGAACTCCCTGGCCAGGAGGTGCACGGCGGCTTTTTCCATTCGTTGATGCGCTCCATGAGCTCGCCCTCGATCACTCCCAAGCGATGGACCGAGCTGCCCGAGGACATTCGCGTCGATCCGCACAGTACCACCCTGTTTTTCGGCGGTTGCGCTCCCTATTACGATGTTTTTTTCGGCAAGCGCATGGAAGTGGAAACCAACCGGATTCTGATCGACAGCCTGCGGTTGCTGAACTTTTTCGACGTCGCCCCCCGCCTGCTGAGCGACGAGCGCTGCTGCGGCCACGACCTGCTCTGGTCCGGCGACCGGGAAAACTTTCTACGGCTGGCCCGGCTCAATGTCGACCAGCTCAATCAACTGGGCATCGAGACGGTGATCACCACCTGTCCCGAGTGTTTCATGACCCTGCGCACCACCTATGCCGAGCAGGGGCTGGAACCAAAATTCAAGGTGGTCCATCTCTATGATTTCCTTGAAGAACAGATTGACAAGGGAGCCGTCGGCTTCGAACCGTTTGACCATGCGATCACCTTCCAGGATTCCTGCCGCCTGGGCCGCCTGGAGGGGAGGGTCGATTTGCCGCGCAAACTGCTCAAACGGCTCAAACCCAAACAATTCGTGGAAATGAAGGAATCCGGCGGTGCCTCGATCTGCTGCGGCAACTGTGCCTGGACCGGCTGCGACAGCTACAGCAAGGCCATGCAGGTCAAACGGCTTCAGCAGGCGCACGCCACCGGCAGCGACCTGGTGGTCACCGCCTGCCCCAAATGCCAGATCCATCTCAAATGCGCCATGGAAGACCCCTTCCGCCGCGAACAGCTCAGCATCGAACTGATGGATTTGACCAGCGTTATCGCCCAGACCATCCGCTGGGAATAA
- a CDS encoding 2-oxoacid:acceptor oxidoreductase family protein yields the protein MSKNAPSSQTEIIVTGFGGQGIILAGRILGMAASLGDKKESTLVQAYGPESRGGACNAQVIISDVPIHYPYVNTPKILVAMSQAGYDKFAPALVPESVLLVDQDLVNPENAPCDHFAIAATRMAENLGNKMMANIIMLGFCTAITKAVSSEAAQATIRQSVPKGTEERNIEAFTKGFDYGLSTLKGREKRAAGQTGAKAQ from the coding sequence ATGAGCAAAAACGCACCATCCAGCCAGACCGAGATCATCGTCACCGGTTTCGGCGGCCAGGGCATCATTCTGGCCGGTCGGATCCTCGGCATGGCGGCCTCGCTCGGCGACAAGAAGGAATCCACCCTGGTCCAGGCCTATGGCCCGGAATCGCGCGGCGGCGCCTGCAATGCCCAGGTTATCATCTCCGACGTCCCGATCCATTACCCCTACGTCAACACCCCCAAGATCCTGGTGGCCATGTCCCAGGCCGGCTACGACAAATTCGCGCCAGCCCTGGTGCCCGAGTCGGTACTCCTGGTCGACCAAGACCTGGTCAACCCGGAAAACGCGCCCTGCGACCATTTCGCCATCGCGGCCACCCGCATGGCCGAGAATCTGGGCAACAAGATGATGGCCAACATCATCATGCTCGGTTTCTGTACCGCCATCACCAAGGCGGTTTCCAGCGAGGCCGCCCAGGCCACCATCCGCCAGTCAGTGCCCAAGGGCACCGAGGAACGCAACATCGAGGCCTTCACCAAGGGATTTGATTACGGTCTGTCCACCCTCAAGGGTCGGGAAAAACGGGCCGCCGGCCAGACAGGAGCCAAGGCGCAATGA
- a CDS encoding 2-oxoacid:ferredoxin oxidoreductase subunit beta, whose amino-acid sequence MTTNPKKLAKQPEHPLDDLIRTDRIPHIWCPGCGIGTVFSSCLSAIKATGIPYNKFTMVSGIGCSARGAGYIKLDSFHTTHGRAIPFATGIKMANPELKVIVFSGDGDLFAIGGNHFIHAARRNMDLTVICVNNLTYGMTGGQVAATTPSMAKSTTTPLGNPDAPFNLPLLAYAAGASYVARWTILQTRDLTTAINEAISRKGFSFIEVLSPCPINYGRRNKEKPLDTLKLYQDRTIIKNGADPAQADIDFAKGVVIGTFIDIDRTTCDDRYNQICRPCNDD is encoded by the coding sequence ATGACCACCAATCCGAAAAAATTGGCCAAGCAGCCCGAACATCCGCTGGACGACCTGATCCGCACCGACCGCATCCCCCATATCTGGTGTCCGGGTTGCGGCATCGGCACGGTGTTTTCTTCGTGCCTGAGCGCCATCAAGGCCACCGGCATCCCCTACAACAAGTTCACCATGGTTTCGGGCATTGGCTGCTCGGCGCGTGGAGCCGGGTACATCAAGCTCGACTCCTTTCACACCACCCACGGCCGGGCCATTCCCTTTGCCACCGGCATCAAGATGGCCAACCCGGAGCTCAAGGTGATCGTCTTTTCCGGTGACGGCGACCTGTTCGCCATAGGCGGCAATCACTTCATCCATGCGGCGCGGCGCAACATGGACCTGACCGTGATCTGCGTCAACAACCTGACCTACGGCATGACCGGCGGCCAGGTGGCGGCCACCACGCCGAGCATGGCCAAATCGACCACCACGCCGCTGGGCAACCCGGACGCGCCGTTCAACCTGCCGCTGCTGGCCTATGCCGCCGGCGCCTCCTATGTGGCTCGCTGGACCATTCTCCAGACCCGGGACCTAACCACGGCAATCAACGAAGCCATCAGCCGCAAGGGATTTTCCTTCATCGAGGTGCTCTCGCCCTGCCCCATCAATTACGGCCGGCGCAACAAGGAAAAGCCCCTCGATACCCTCAAACTCTACCAGGATCGGACGATCATCAAGAACGGTGCCGATCCGGCCCAGGCGGACATCGATTTCGCCAAGGGGGTGGTGATCGGCACGTTCATCGACATCGATCGCACCACCTGCGACGATCGGTACAATCAAATCTGCCGTCCATGCAACGACGATTGA
- a CDS encoding 2-oxoacid:acceptor oxidoreductase subunit alpha, translating to MKPAVLTGEHYITGDVACAEGAIAAGCKFFGAYPITPATEIAEHMAERLPDIGGTFIQMEDEIAAIASILGAAWTGVKSMTATSGPGFSLMMENLGLAVCTETPCVIVNVQRTGPSTGLPTQTGQGDMMQARWGSHGDYELIALAPSSPQDCFYQTIRAFNLSEKYRVPVLLMADEIVGHMSEKVVIPEASKIRLIDRPKPTGRKDRFRLYEPGANGVAPMPAIGDGYNIHVTGLTHDERGYPSMTVEAQEEMMARIKGKIRNNLDDIIETESYRMEDADIVIVSYGISVRTGLSAVDQARAMGYKAGLLRLVTVWPFPEKLIREIAARVKGFITVEINLGQVHYEVERCAGGQAQAYLVGSAGGKIIHPDKVLECIQEKF from the coding sequence ATGAAACCTGCCGTGCTTACCGGCGAACATTACATCACCGGCGACGTGGCCTGCGCCGAGGGGGCCATCGCGGCCGGATGCAAATTCTTCGGCGCCTATCCGATCACCCCGGCCACCGAGATCGCCGAACACATGGCCGAACGCCTGCCCGACATCGGCGGCACCTTTATCCAGATGGAAGACGAGATCGCGGCCATCGCCTCGATTCTCGGCGCGGCCTGGACCGGGGTCAAGTCAATGACCGCCACCTCGGGCCCCGGATTCAGCTTGATGATGGAGAACCTGGGCCTGGCCGTGTGCACCGAAACCCCCTGCGTGATCGTCAATGTGCAGCGCACCGGCCCGTCCACCGGCCTGCCCACCCAGACCGGCCAAGGCGACATGATGCAGGCCCGCTGGGGCTCGCACGGCGACTACGAACTGATTGCCCTGGCCCCCTCCTCGCCCCAGGATTGTTTTTACCAGACCATCCGCGCCTTCAACCTGAGCGAGAAATACCGGGTGCCGGTGCTGCTCATGGCCGATGAAATTGTCGGCCACATGAGCGAGAAGGTGGTCATCCCCGAAGCCAGCAAGATCCGCCTGATCGACCGGCCCAAACCCACCGGCCGCAAGGACCGGTTCAGGCTGTACGAACCGGGAGCCAACGGCGTGGCCCCCATGCCAGCCATTGGTGACGGCTACAACATCCACGTGACCGGCCTGACCCACGACGAGCGCGGCTACCCTTCGATGACCGTCGAGGCCCAGGAAGAGATGATGGCGCGGATCAAGGGCAAAATCCGCAATAACCTCGACGACATCATCGAGACCGAGAGTTACCGGATGGAGGATGCCGACATCGTCATCGTCAGCTACGGCATCTCGGTGCGCACCGGCCTGAGCGCGGTCGACCAGGCCCGGGCCATGGGCTACAAGGCCGGACTGTTGCGGTTGGTCACGGTCTGGCCCTTTCCCGAAAAGCTGATCCGCGAGATCGCGGCCCGGGTCAAGGGCTTCATCACCGTGGAAATCAACCTCGGTCAGGTCCACTACGAGGTCGAGCGTTGTGCCGGCGGCCAAGCCCAAGCCTATCTGGTCGGCAGTGCCGGCGGCAAAATCATTCACCCGGACAAGGTGCTGGAGTGCATTCAGGAGAAATTTTAA
- a CDS encoding 4Fe-4S dicluster domain-containing protein, with the protein MAFWRVPLDAQDIQVTRGTVYIIDDRCKGCGYCIEFCPKDILQFSDKFNRKGYHPPVVTKPGECVNCHYCEIICPEFAIYSVETEPAAVSK; encoded by the coding sequence ATGGCATTTTGGCGAGTACCTCTTGACGCCCAGGACATCCAAGTCACCCGGGGCACGGTGTACATCATCGACGACCGATGCAAGGGCTGCGGCTACTGCATCGAGTTCTGCCCCAAGGACATCCTCCAGTTTTCCGACAAGTTCAACCGCAAGGGGTACCACCCGCCGGTGGTCACCAAGCCCGGCGAATGCGTCAACTGCCACTACTGTGAGATCATCTGCCCCGAGTTCGCCATCTATTCGGTGGAGACCGAGCCAGCAGCCGTTTCCAAATAA